A stretch of the Bradyrhizobium arachidis genome encodes the following:
- a CDS encoding DUF2946 domain-containing protein — MKWFRSNIRHGARLALFALLVQFALSFGHSHSFAQAAPLLQSWQQIDGSVATADGVAVQKQSPAVPDQDQSGDDYCAICAVVSMASTIVFATPPVLLLPQAVEFLYLTTDAEFAHLKSAGASFQPRAPPLS; from the coding sequence ATGAAGTGGTTCAGGTCGAACATCCGGCACGGTGCCCGGCTCGCGCTTTTCGCGCTGCTGGTGCAGTTCGCGCTGTCTTTCGGTCACAGCCACTCGTTCGCGCAGGCCGCACCGCTGCTACAATCCTGGCAGCAGATCGACGGTAGCGTCGCGACAGCTGACGGTGTCGCGGTCCAGAAGCAATCGCCGGCCGTTCCCGACCAAGACCAGTCCGGTGACGACTATTGCGCGATCTGCGCCGTCGTCTCGATGGCGAGCACGATTGTGTTCGCGACGCCGCCTGTCCTGCTGCTGCCTCAGGCCGTCGAATTTCTCTACCTCACCACCGACGCCGAATTCGCGCATCTGAAGTCGGCCGGCGCGTCGTTCCAGCCGCGCGCCCCTCCCCTGTCCTGA
- a CDS encoding TonB-dependent receptor encodes MTSQRRRAQCLCGASLLLLGAAAMPAMAQDKPAPTELPAVEVTAPSPIVRRQTVRVRTTARVTRGGTARNRERGPEVAAAPAPATQQQGVLPIVTNQFATVTVVPNEEIRREGGGQLGDLLFSKPGITGSSFAPGASSRPIIRGLDVNRVGIVENGTNSNGASDLGEDHFVPIDTLATNQVEVVRGPAALRYGSTSIGGVVSATNNRIPDTLPTCAAPPFQSFGMSAPQATPGAPCVTAETRTAVSSVDRGVEGGVLIDAGAGNFALHADAYGRKTSDYAIPAYPYLADQTRPVNGRQPNSATQSDGGSIGGSYFFQGGFIGAAITQNDALYHIPGIDGADHNTRIDGHQTKVNVKGEYRPDAAAIDTIRFWAGATNYKHNEIGLADPADPSSDGVRQTFTNKEQEIRTEVQLMPFNARFAEVTTAIGFQAGHQELTAPSPDDPGSPLNGLWDPNKNNRLAGYVFNELKFSETTKAQIAGRIEQVNLSGTTPAFIPPVFDVNIDPASVGPATPHNLHFTPKSASIGLIQNLPWDLVASITGQYVERAPKPAELFSRGAHDATATFDIGNPDLGIETAKSIEVGLRRATGPLRFELTGYYTKFNGFIYRRLTGNTCDDAACVDIANPNQLELNQARYSQRDATFRGGEFQSQLDVGAFNGGIWGIENQLDVVRATFTDGTNVPRIPPLRMGGGLFWRDDNWLMRINLLHAFPQNNIAAVAETPTPGYNLLKAEVSYKTKLSQNWFGAREMMVGLVGNNLLNESIRNSVSYTKDEVLMPGIGVRAFANFKF; translated from the coding sequence ATGACATCCCAACGACGACGCGCGCAGTGTCTGTGCGGAGCAAGCCTGCTCCTGCTCGGCGCCGCGGCCATGCCGGCCATGGCACAGGACAAGCCGGCGCCAACCGAATTACCGGCGGTCGAAGTCACCGCGCCCAGCCCGATCGTCCGGCGGCAAACGGTGCGCGTCCGCACCACGGCGCGCGTCACGCGTGGCGGCACCGCGCGCAACCGCGAGCGTGGGCCGGAGGTCGCGGCCGCGCCAGCGCCGGCCACGCAGCAACAGGGCGTGCTGCCCATCGTCACCAACCAGTTCGCCACCGTCACGGTGGTGCCGAACGAAGAGATCCGCCGCGAGGGCGGCGGACAGCTCGGCGATCTCCTGTTCTCGAAACCCGGCATCACCGGCTCGAGCTTTGCGCCCGGCGCCTCCAGCCGGCCGATCATCCGGGGCCTCGACGTCAACCGCGTCGGCATCGTCGAGAACGGCACCAATTCGAACGGCGCCTCCGATCTCGGCGAAGACCATTTCGTCCCGATCGATACGCTCGCGACCAATCAGGTCGAAGTGGTGCGCGGGCCGGCCGCCTTGCGCTACGGCTCGACCTCGATTGGTGGCGTCGTGAGCGCGACCAACAACCGCATTCCGGACACGCTGCCGACCTGCGCCGCGCCGCCGTTCCAGAGTTTTGGCATGTCCGCGCCACAGGCCACGCCGGGCGCGCCTTGCGTCACAGCCGAGACGCGCACCGCGGTCAGCTCGGTCGATCGCGGCGTCGAGGGCGGCGTGCTGATCGATGCCGGTGCCGGCAATTTCGCACTCCATGCCGACGCCTATGGCCGCAAGACCTCGGACTATGCGATTCCCGCCTATCCGTATCTCGCCGACCAGACCCGGCCGGTGAATGGCCGGCAGCCGAACTCGGCGACACAGTCGGACGGCGGCTCGATCGGCGGCTCCTACTTCTTCCAGGGCGGCTTCATCGGCGCCGCGATCACGCAGAACGACGCGCTCTACCATATCCCCGGCATCGACGGCGCCGATCACAACACGCGCATCGACGGCCACCAGACCAAGGTCAACGTCAAGGGCGAATATCGCCCCGACGCCGCCGCGATCGACACGATTCGCTTCTGGGCGGGCGCCACCAACTACAAGCACAACGAGATTGGCCTCGCCGATCCCGCCGACCCGAGCAGTGACGGCGTGCGGCAGACCTTCACCAACAAGGAGCAGGAGATCCGCACCGAGGTGCAGTTGATGCCATTCAACGCGCGCTTTGCGGAGGTGACGACGGCAATCGGATTTCAGGCAGGCCATCAGGAACTGACGGCGCCAAGCCCCGATGATCCAGGCAGCCCGCTCAACGGATTGTGGGACCCTAACAAGAACAACAGGCTCGCCGGTTACGTCTTCAACGAGCTGAAATTCAGCGAGACCACCAAGGCGCAGATTGCTGGACGCATCGAGCAGGTCAACCTCTCCGGCACAACGCCGGCATTCATACCTCCCGTGTTCGACGTCAACATTGACCCTGCCAGTGTTGGTCCCGCGACGCCGCACAATCTGCACTTCACGCCGAAAAGTGCGAGCATTGGCCTGATCCAGAATCTGCCGTGGGATCTGGTTGCCAGCATTACAGGTCAATACGTCGAACGAGCGCCGAAACCGGCAGAGCTCTTTTCGCGCGGCGCGCATGATGCAACCGCCACCTTCGATATCGGCAATCCCGATCTCGGCATCGAAACGGCAAAATCGATCGAGGTCGGGTTACGGCGCGCGACCGGGCCGTTGCGATTCGAACTCACCGGCTACTACACGAAGTTCAATGGCTTCATATACCGCCGATTGACCGGCAACACATGCGACGATGCGGCTTGTGTAGACATAGCCAATCCGAACCAGCTTGAGCTGAACCAAGCAAGATATTCGCAACGCGATGCGACCTTCCGCGGCGGCGAGTTCCAGTCGCAGCTCGATGTCGGCGCATTCAACGGCGGCATCTGGGGCATCGAGAACCAGCTCGACGTGGTGCGCGCCACCTTCACCGACGGCACCAACGTGCCGCGCATCCCGCCACTCAGGATGGGCGGCGGCCTGTTCTGGCGCGACGACAACTGGCTGATGCGCATCAACCTCCTGCACGCCTTCCCTCAGAACAACATCGCCGCGGTCGCGGAGACGCCGACACCCGGCTACAATCTGTTGAAGGCGGAGGTGAGCTACAAGACCAAGCTCAGTCAAAATTGGTTCGGCGCGCGCGAGATGATGGTCGGCCTCGTCGGCAACAATCTGTTGAACGAGAGCATCCGCAACTCGGTGTCCTATACCAAGGACGAGGTGCTGATGCCCGGCATCGGCGTCCGCGCGTTCGCCAATTTCAAGTTCTAG
- a CDS encoding GNAT family N-acetyltransferase, producing MSDLSLTILPEAAGDAQAIERLHERTFGPGRFVLSAYRIREHVDHVLELSFTARIGTLLVGSVRQLPILIGETPALLLGPLTVEPPFRGRGVGRLLMERALKDAKAKGHAIVLLVGDEPYYSRVGFKPVPKGRVIMPGPVDHARVLVFELVDGAFEGVSGPVGPDWSKARS from the coding sequence ATGAGCGATCTCTCACTTACGATTCTGCCTGAGGCCGCCGGCGACGCGCAGGCGATCGAGCGGCTGCACGAGCGCACCTTCGGCCCCGGCCGCTTCGTGCTCAGCGCCTACCGGATCCGCGAGCATGTCGACCATGTGCTCGAGCTCTCCTTCACGGCCCGCATCGGCACGCTGCTGGTGGGATCGGTGCGGCAATTGCCGATCCTGATCGGCGAGACGCCGGCGCTGCTGCTCGGGCCGCTGACGGTCGAGCCGCCGTTCCGCGGCCGCGGCGTCGGCCGGCTGCTGATGGAACGCGCGCTGAAGGACGCCAAGGCGAAGGGGCACGCCATCGTGCTGCTGGTCGGTGACGAGCCCTATTACAGCCGCGTCGGCTTCAAGCCGGTGCCGAAGGGCCGTGTCATCATGCCGGGTCCCGTTGATCACGCCCGCGTCCTGGTGTTCGAACTCGTCGATGGCGCCTTCGAGGGCGTGTCAGGGCCCGTGGGCCCTGACTGGAGCAAGGCGAGAAGCTAG